A section of the Larus michahellis chromosome 1, bLarMic1.1, whole genome shotgun sequence genome encodes:
- the CEP83 gene encoding centrosomal protein of 83 kDa isoform X7 has product MDALGTLLPPVVGNGDTANSQELQKLLIDEKMRCEHHKANYQTIKAEHLRLQEEYTKSQDELKRLLVEKQTVHDKFQLLLAEYREELLGKTQELEKMKMQVLTPQKLELLKAQIQQELESPMTERYRKLENEVEKYRTEYNKLRYEHTFLKSEFEHQKEEHARILEEKKIKYEAEIARLDKDKEELHNQLLSVDPTRDSKRVEALSREKAQLYQKLKGLEAEVAELRAERDNCGVQAENVQRVQVRQLAEMQALTRSLEAEKKSAELQIGRLEKELQMSHEQNILLTSKLHKSEREVNSLAAKVEELKHSHKLEVTNVKLEAARTKSDVERERNKIQSEMDGS; this is encoded by the exons ATGGATGCTTTGGGCACTCTTCTTCCTCCCGTGGTTGGAAATGGTGATACGGCTAATTCACAAGAATTACAAAAACTTCTGATTGATGAAAAAATGCGATGTGAACACCATAAAGCAAACTATCAAACGATAAAAGCAGAACATCTAAG ATTACAAGAGGAATATACAAAATCACAAGATGAACTGAAGCGGTTGTTAGTTGAAAAGCAGACTGTACATGACAAATTTCAGCTTCTTCTGGCTGAATATCGAGAGGAGTTGCTGGGTAAAACACAAGAgctggaaaaaatgaagatgCAG GTGCTAACTCCTCAAAAATTAGAACTGttaaaagcacaaatacagcAGGAATTGGAATCTCCTATGACAGAACGTTATCGGAAACTAGAAAAT GAAGTGGAAAAATACAGGACAGAATATAACAAACTTCGTTATGAACACACTTTCCTGAAATCAGAATTCGAACATCAAAAGGAAGAACATGCCCGTAttttagaagagaagaaaatcaaatatGAGGCTGAG ATTGCAAGGCTGGATAAAGATAAAGAAGAACTCCATAATCAGCTGCTTAGTGTTGATCCCACGAGGGACAGTAAACGCGTGGAGGCGCTCTCTAGAGAAAAGGCACAACTGTATCAGAAATTAAAAGGCTTAGAAGCAGAAGTAGCAGAACTAAGAGCAGAAAGAGACAATTGTGGTGTGCAAGCGGAAAATGTTCAAAGAGTACAAGTACGACAGTTAGCTGAGATGCAGGCTCTGACAAGGTCTCTAGAg GCAGAAAAGAAGTCTGCTGAACTACAGATTGGTCGACTTGAGAAAGAACTGCAGATGAGTCACGAGCAAAACATTCTCTTAACTAGCAAACTTCACAAATCTGAACGAGAAGTCAATTCCTTAGCTGCTAAA GTAGAAGAACTTAAACATTCACATAAATTGGAAGTAACAAATGTCAAACTGGAGGCAGCAAGAACAAAGAGTGAtgtagaaagagagagaaacaagatTCAAAGTGAAATGGATG GGTCATAA